GAGGTGGGGGACCCCGGCGTCGTCGGCCGTCGCCAGCCGCAGGACGGGGGACGCGACGAGCCGTGCGCGGGCGGCCTCGGGGGAGAGCTGCATGCCTCCGGAATACCTGGTCGACCGCCGCTCGCGCGTGAGCAACGGCACCCTCGGCCATCCTGTGGCCACGGTGGTCCCCCTCGCACCTGCCCGCTAGCCTGAGGGACAGGTCGAAGCCCGTACGCGGCGGACCGGCTGTGCCGTCTCGACCACCGTCGTGGCGGCAACGCCACCGCGGGTCCGCACCCCGCGGCCTCCGCCGGCGGCGAAGCCGTGGTGACGAAGGGGCACCCGGAGACCAGGCGCCCCTTCGTCACGGGGATGACCACGGCGTTCTTTGATCAGTTCGTAACTGAACAGCGTTGTTGCGTAAGATTTCTGACTTGGCTGACCACAATCGACCGCTTCCGATGACTTCGGGGGCGGGCGACCCCGGAACGCAGTCCCGACACCGAAGGAAGGACCCCGAGGCCCGGTGACCGATCACCTGCCCGCCCCGCGTACCGGCGTGGCGCCGCTCCCGGCGCTGCCCGCCGACTTCCGCGCCTTCCACCAGCTCTACCGGCCCGCCTACGTGCGGTGGGCCGAACTGCACCTGGGCGACCGCGCCGCCGCGGAGGAAACGGTCGACCGCGCCTTCGAGCAACTCGCCGCCGACTGGAGCCACGTCCTGCGCCTCGACAGCCCCGCCGGCTACGCCTGGGCGCTGCTGAAGGACCGCACCGTCGACGCCGCCCGGGCCCGCGGCCGGCGCCCGGTCGTGATGGACACCGCGGCGTTCGAGACCCACGCGCTGCACTCGGCCGTCGACCCCATAGGCGAGCTGGAGGAGAGCCTCGGCCTCTACCAGGCGATCCGGGAGCTGCCCGAGCGGCAGCACGACGTCATCGTGCTCCGGTACTGCATCGGCTACAGCAGCGAGGAGACCGCGGACATCCTGGGCATCAGCGTGCCCGGTGTCCGTTCCACGGCCCGCTACGCCAGGCACCGGCTCAAGGAGGCACTCGGCCTGCGCGCGGCGGACGAACCGGCGGACGCGCCGGGCCCGGGCGCCGCCCGCGGCGCGGCGGACGACACGGAGGGGAGGCCGGGGCATGCCCAGGTCCATTGACCAGGTGCTGGCCCGGGCGGTTCTGGTGCACCGCCCCCACACCTACACCGACCAGGAGATCGAGGCGGCCGAGTCGCGCATCGCCGCCCGCGTCGCGGAACGGCTGCACGGCCACGCCGCGCGCCCCCCGCGCGCCGACGGGCGCGGGGCGGACGCCACCCACCACCTCGTGACGTTGTGCCGAACGGTCGTCGGCCGGGCCGGCGCCCTTCAGCACATGGCGGCCCCGCTCGGGGGGCGCGTGCCGGAGCCCGAGGGGGCGCGCGTACTCGGCTGCGCGCTCCAGCTCGCGGGCCGGGAGGACAGCGCGCGCTTCTGGTGGCAGTTCGCCGCCGGAGCGGGCGACGGCGTGGCGGCCTACTGCCTGTACCTGCACCACCTGATCCTCGGCGAGTCCTGGGAGGCCGCGCTGTGGCACCGGCAGGCCGACCCGGAGGGCGGCGACCCGGTGGAGATCGGCGAGGAGCCGGAGGACGGGTGCAGCCCGGCGCTCGTGCTGCGCGTCCTGGCCAGGCTCTGCGGCGACCACGACTGCCTGACGGACGCCGCGGTCGCGGTCGTGCACTACGTGCCGGAGGCCGTTCGGTTCGTCGACGAGATCGAACTCCCGCTCCCCGTCGACGACTTCGCCGAACGCATTGAGGAGCTGACCGCGACGGCCTGACCCGCCGCGCCTCCCGCACGGTCCGCCTCCCGCCCGTCGCCCCACCCTGCCTTCCGCCCCGTGGCGCCCTGCCTTTCCGCCCCCCTCCGGCGCCCCGAGCCGCGCCCGCCCGGAGCCCCCGCGCGCCCCTCCGGCCACCATGCGCGCCGGGGCGCGAGCCGGTCGCGGGCGGGTGCCCCACCACGCCCCCGCCCCCGGCATCAGGTGAATCCCTGATCCCCCCTGAGGAAAAGAAATCGCCCCCTCCACCTCTGGGAGGTGACACCAACCCCCCTTCTACACCCTGGGGCGGATATCCCATCGCGACCTGTGGCCGATCCCCCGGCGGGGTGAAGTCTCCTAATTTGTAAGGCATGACCACGCCCAGGACAGCCCGGACAGCAGGGACGCTGACCTTCACCTCATACGTGCAGGCACGCGGACCGGTCCTGCTGCGCGCTGCCCGCTCGCTCACCGCCAACCCAAGCGACGCCGAGGACCTCCTCCAGACCGCCCTCACCAAGACCTACCTGGCCTGGGAGCGGATACAGGACCACCGGGCCCTGGACGGCTACGTCCGCCGGGCCCTGCTCAACACCCGCACCTCCCAGTGGCGCAAACGGCGCGTCGAGGAGTTCGCCACCGACGAACTGCCCGAGCCCGACCCGCTGCCCGCACCCGACCCGGCCGAGCAGGAGGCCGTCCGGGACGCGATGTGGCGGGCCATCATGAAGCTGCCGGCGCGCCAGCGCGCCATGGTCGTCCTGCGGTACTACGAGGACCTCAGCGAGGCGTCCACGGCGGAAGTCCTCGGCGTCTCCGTCGGCACGGTCAAGAGCGCCGTCTCCCGCGCGCTGGCCAAGCTCCGCGAGGACCAGGAGCTGGCCCAGGTCGCGCGCCACGACAGCCAGGTGATGGCCGCGTAATTCGTCGGGCCCCGACAGTGCCACGGGGCCGCCGCTGCCCGCACAATCACCGGAGACCCCGCACGCACGGCGAACGCCAGGAGGCCCGGTGCTCGGCACAATGCAGGACGTCCCCCTACTGATCAGCCGCATCCTGCGGCACGGCACCACTGTCCACGCCGGCTCCCGCATCACCACCTGGGCCGGGGAGGGCAAGGAGCCGCGCCGGCGCACGTTCGGCGAGGCGGGGGCCCGTGCCGCGCAACTGGCGCACGCCCTGCGCGAGGAGTTCGGCATACGCGACGGGGACGTCGTCGGCACCCTCATGTGGAACAACGCCGAGCACATCGAGGCGTACTTCGGCATACCGTCGATGGGCGCCGTCCTGCACACCCTCAACCTGCGGCTGCCCGCCGAGCAGCTCGCGTGGGTCATCGCCCACGCCGACGACCGCGTCATCCTCGTCAACCGCACCGTCCTGCCCGTCCTCGCCCCGCTGCTGCCCGGCCTGCCGCGTGTGGAGCACGTGGTCGTCGTCGACCCGGACGGCACCGGCGCCGTGCCCGCCCCGCCGCCCGGCACCCGCGCCGCGTTCCACGACTACGAGTCGCTGATCGCCGGCCGCCCCACCACCTACGACTGGCCCGAGTTCGACGAACGCACCGCCGCCGCCCTGTGCTACACCTCCGGCACCACGGGCGACCCGAAGGGCACGGCGTACTCGCACCGCTCCGTCTACCTGCACTCGATGCACGTCACGGCGGCCGAGGCCATGGCCCTGCGCCTGGACGACACCACGCTGCCCGTGGTCCCCATGTTCCACGTCAACGCCTGGGGCATCCCGCACGCCGTGTTCCTGACCGGCACGGGACTCCTCCTGCCCGACCGCTTCCTCCAGGCGGGCCCGCTCGCCGACATGATCGCCGCCGAACGCCCCACCCACGCCGCCGCCGTTCCCACCCTGTGGCAGGGACTGCTGGCCGAGCTGGAGGAACGGCCGCGCGACATCTCCGGCCTCGACAGGGTCGCGATCGGCGGCTCCGCCTGCCCGCCGGCGCTCATGCGGGCGTTCCACGAGCGGCACGGCGTTCGCGTCCTGCACTGCTGGGGCATGACGGAGACCTCCCCGGTCGGCACGACGCCGCACCCGCCGCCCGGCCTCACGGCGGAGGAGGAATGGCCCTACCGCGAGTCGCAGGGCCGGTTCAGCGCGGGCGTCGAGGCCCGCCTCGCCGGCCCCGACGGCACCATCCTGCCCTGGGACGGCGTCTCCGCCGGCGAGCTGGAAGTGCGCGGCCCCTGGATCGCCGCCGCCTACCACGGCGGACCGGGCGCCGAGCCGCAGCGCCCGGCCGACCGCTTCAGCCCCGACGGCTGGCTGCGCACGGGCGACGTCGGCGTCATCTCACCCGACGGCTACCTGACCCTCACCGACCGGGCCAAGGACGTCATCAAGTCCGGCGGGGAGTGGATCTCGTCCGTCGCCCTGGAGAACCAGCTCATGGCCCACCCCCGCGTCGCCGAGGCGGCCGTGGTCGCCGTGCCCGACGACACGTGGGGCGAACGGCCGCTCGCCGCCGTCGTCCTCACCGAGCCCGCCGAAGGACCGGCGGACGACTACGCGGCCACCTACCGCGAACTGCGCGCCCACCTCGCCGCGCGCCTCCCGCGCTGGCAGCTCCCCGAACACTGGACCAGCGTCGACGCCGTGCCCAAGACGAGCGTCGGCAAGTTCGACAAGAAGCTGATCCGCGCCCGTTACGCCCAGGGCGAACTCACCGTCACCACCCTGGCCGACTGACCCGCCGCCCCCCGGCCGCGCGCCCCCGGCCGCGGCCGGGCACGCGCGCGGGGGACGCGTCAGTGGGCCCCGATCCTGGTCAGCAGGTCGACGATCCGCGCCTGCACCTCGGGGTTCGTCGAACGCTCCGCGAGGAACAGCACCGTCTCGCCCGACGCCAGCGAGGGCAGCTGCCCCGGATCGAGCTCCGCCGCCGTGTAGACCACGAACGGCGTCCGGTTCAGCAGGCCGTTCACCCGCAGCCAGTCGATGATGCCCGCGCGCCGCCGCCGCACCTGGTTGAGATCCATCACGACCAGGTTCGGCCGGATCTGCGCGGCCACCTCCACCGCCTGCGCGTCGCTCACGGCGTGCGCGGCCTGCATGCCGCGCCGTTCGAGCGAGGCGGTCAACGCCTGCGCGATGGCCTCCTGCTCCTCCACCAGCAGCACCCGCGGCGGGTGCTGCTCGCTGTCCCGCGGCGCGAGCGCCTTCAGCAGAACGGCCGGGTCCGCGCCGTACGCCGCCTCGCGGCTCGCCTGGCCGAGGCCCGCCGTGACCAGCACGGGCACCTCCGCGGCCACCGCCGCCGACCGCAGCGACTGCAACGCCGTCCGCGTGATCGGACCCGTCAGCGGATCGACGAACAGCGCCGCCGGGTAGGCCGCGATCTGCGCGTCGACCTCCTCCCGCGAATGCACGATCACCGGCCGGTACCCGCGGTCCGTCAGCGCCTGCTGCGTCGACACGTCGGGCTCGGGCCACACCAGCAGCCGGCGCGGGTTGTCCAGCGGCTCGGGCGGCAGCTCGTCGTCCGCCGGCGCGTGCGGCCCCGCGGGCGCCGGCCGGTCGGTCACCTCGACGGCCCCGTTGGGCCCGTCGAGCGGTTCCGGGCCCTCGGCCGCGCCCTCGGCGGGCGCGCCGATCGCGAACTGCCGCCCGCCGCCCTGCGTGTCCTCCGGCTCCGGCGCGCTCGGCGCCACGGGCGCGGCCGGCGCGCCCGGTTGCGCCGGCGCGAGCCGCGCGTCGTCGGTCGGCGGGGTCGCCAGCTTGCGCCGTCGCGCCGGAGCCATCGACGGCGTGGGCGCCACCGGCGCCACCGGCGCGGGGAGCTGCGGCCCCACGGGAACGCCCTGGCCCAGCGTCTGCACGCTCACCCCCGGCGGCCTCGGCCCGGCCTTCGCCCGCTCGCTGCCCGGCATCGGCAACGCGCGCTGCTGCCGCATCGGCTCGGCGACCGGCGCGCTGCCGTCCAGGATCGGGCTGGCCGCCACCACCGAGTGCTCCACGGCCGGCGGCTCGTCGGACTCCTCCGGCTGCGGACCCGCCGCCTCCGGCGCCTGCCGCGCACCCGCGGGTTCGAGCGCGGCGGGCCCGGCCGGCCGTTCCGCCACCTGCTCATCGCCCGGCCCGGCCGCCTGCGGCGGGACCTGCGGCTGCTCCGGCTGCCCGGCCGCCTGCTCGGGCGCGGGCTTCGCCCGCCGCCTGCGGCCCGTCGGCTCGGGCGCGGCCGGCACCGGGGGCGCGGCCACCTCGCCGACCGGCGCGAGCGCGCGCCGCCTGCGCCCGTTGCCGTGCTCGGCCCCGGCCGGCTGCCCGGCCTGCGCGTTCTCCGGTTCCGGTGCGGCCTTCGGCTCCGCCGCCTCGGCCGGCACCGGGGGCGCGGGCCGCGCCGGTTGCGCCTGCGGCGGCACCGGCTGCGGCGGCGCGGCCCTGCGCCGCCGCCCGGTCGGCGTGTCGGGCACCGGCTCGATCGCGCGCGGCGCCTTGCCGCCCGTACCGCGCACCGGCTGCGAGGGAACGGGCATCACCGTCGTGTCGCCCGTGGCGTCCCGCGGCTTCCCCGCGGGAGCGGCCCCGCCGCCCCCGGCCACCGGAACCTCAAGAACGTACGCGGAAGCGCCCCCGACCTCATGCGTCTGGAGCACCCCGCCGTGCTGCCTGACGATGCCCCGCACGATCGGCTCGTGCACCGGGTGCCCGCCCGCGTAGGGCCCGCGCACCTCGATCCGCACCACGTCACCGCGCTGCGCCGCGGCCACCACGATCGTCGAGTCGCCGCCGCCCGCCGCGCCCTGCGCCGCCTGCCCGGTCGCGTCCACCCCCGCCACGTCCGCGACGAGGTGCGCCAGCGCCTGCGCCATCCGGTCCGGGTCGACCTCGGCCTCGATCGGCGGCGCGTGCACCGCGAACTGCGCCCGCCCCGGGCCGATCAGCTCCGTCGCCCCCTCGACACCGGCCGCGACCACGGCGTCGAGCGACACCCGCTTCGGCGCCAGCTTCTCGCGGCCCTCGTCGAGCAGCTGGTAGCTGAGCACGTTGTCCACCAGCGTCGTCATCCGCGCGTACCCGGCCGCGAGGTGGTGCAGCACCTGGTTGGCCTCGGGCCACAACTGCCCGGCCGGGTCGGCGGCGAGCGCGGTCAGCTGCGCCCGCAGCTGGTCGAGCGGGCCGCGCAGCCCCTCCTTGAGAACCGAGGTCAACTGCTCGTGCCGCGCGGCCAGCGCGTCGAACGCGCGGCGATCGGTGAACGCCAGCACCGCGCCCACCAACTGGTCGCCGTCCCGCACCGGTGCCGTGGTCAGGTCGACGGGGACCGCGCGTCCGTCCTTCGTCCACAGCACCTGCCCGCGCACCCGGTGTTTGCGGCCCGAGGTCAACGTGTCGTGCAGCGGCGTCTCCTCGAACGCCAGCGGAGTGCCGTCGGCCCGCGAATGCTGCGCCAGCGGGTGCAGCTCCTGCCCGCCGAGCTGGCTCGCGCGGTGCCCGAGGATCTGCGCCGCCGCCGGGTTCACCAGCACGATCCGGCCCGCCGTGTCGACGCCGATCACCCCCTCGGACGCCGCCCGCAGGATCATCTCCGTCTGCCGCTGCTGGCGCACCAGCTCGGTCTCGGTGTCCAGTGCGTCCGACAGGTCGCGCACCACGAGAACCAACAGCTCCTCACCGGCGTCGTCCGCGAACGCCGCCTCGATCGCCGAACGGTACGGCGCGTGACCCGAATTGAGACCGGCACTGGTCACCTCGACCGGCAACTCCCTGCCGTCCGTGCGCCGCGCGACCATGCGCGTCGGCCGGGTGCGCACGGTGGGGTCCTCCTCCGGGCGGCGCATCGAACCCGGGATACGACGCGGGTCGAACTCCGGCACGATGTCGAGCAGTCCGCGTCCCACGAGGGGCGCGCCCGGAGCCTCAAGCGTCTCCACGGCGATGGCGTTGGCGTTGACCACGGTGCCGTTGCCGTTGACGAGCAACAGCGCATCGGGCAGCGCGTCGAGTATGGCGGCGAGGCGAGCAGCGCCCCTCGCTGGCCTGCTGCTCACGACGTCGGTTCCTCCCTTGACCCACGTTTTCAGGTGCACGTACCCCGTGCCTGTCGTTAGGTGGAGTCTACGGGCAGGCGCAACAGGCGCGGCGGCCCGATGTGAAGATGCTGCTCAGGCCCCGGTCGGGGCCCTCAGACGCCGAGATCGGGCAGCGCGGGCACCAGCGCGTCCCACCGGGCGATCTCGCAGCCGTCGGCGCGGCTGAACTCGGCCCGCACCCGCTCGCCGTTCCACACGCCCTCGATCTCGGCGGTCGCAGGGCCGCCGTGCACGTAGGTGCACATCGTTCCCCGCTCCACCGCCTCGAACGGCTGCTCGGCGCGTTCGAGCGCGGCGCACGCACCGGCGGGGTCCGCGTGGTCGCCGCCGGCGGGACCGCAGGTCAGCTCGTGCGTCCCGTCGGCCTCCGTGCCGCTGTCCACGACGGTGATCAGCAGGCGGTCGACGGCCTCGTCCGCCGGGGCGTGCCCGGCGGCGGAGGCCGGCAGGGCGGCGGTGGCGGCGAGGACGAGCGCGGCGGCCAGGCTCTTGTGCAGCATGCGGGGACTCCATGATCGAGACGGTCCGGCGGGGGCGCCCGACGCGCCTCCGCTCCCACTGCTAACGCTCCTCGGCCCGCCACGTTGCGCAACTCGACGCGACGACGACACCCCCGTAGGGTGGACTCCGATTGGCTGCGGCCGTTCGGGCTGTGGCATCATTTGCTCGCACGCACGCGACGGCGCATCCGCGCTGTCGTGCGAGGAGGCTTCGCCTAGTCTGGTCTATGGCGCCGCACTGCTAATGCGGTTTGGGGTTACCCCCCATCCCGGGTTCAAATCCCGGAGCCTCCGCCGCCCGATGCCCTGGCCCGTGTCCGCACGGCCGGGGCATTTTGCTGTGTTTGCGCAGGTCGCGGGCCCTTCGGGGAACGGATTTCACCACCGGCCCACAGGTCATGTAATGTTGTCCACGCACCGGCCCCCAGGGGCCAGGCGCTCGTAGCTTAACGGATAGAGCATCTGACTACGGATCAGAAGGTTGCAGGTTCGAATCCTGCCGAGCGCGCAGGTCAAAGCCCCGTTCCGATCACGGAACGGGGCTTTCGCGTGCCGTGCGGCAGCGCCCGGCGGCTACCCGCCGAACCCCCGCGCGAGCCGCCGCAACGCGTCCCTCACCTGATCATCACCGGCCTCGGCGCAGCCCTCCGAGGTCATGGCGGTCCGCGCACGCCTCCGAAGTACTCATCCGCCGAGAGTGGCGAATCCTGGCCGCTGGGAGGAGAGGGACCCACCGGAACCGGCAGGTCCCTCCACGGCCGGTCCGGCGCCGGACCTTTCTAGGTCTCGCAGGCGACCCCGTCGCCGTCCCTGTCCAGCCCACTCCGGTAACCGGGATCACCGCGGTACAGCGGGGCCTGCCCCGCGGCACGCACGGCGTCGCAGTTCTCGTAGTAGGCGGAGCCGGGCGCTTCCTCTTCGTCTTCCGGTTCTTCGATCGGGTCGGGAATCGGGTCGGGAACCGAAGGGGTGGGGACCGGAGGGGGATCTGGGCGCAGTTCCGCGTACTGGGCGTCCGGGCACTCTGTGCGCGGCTCGGTCAGTGACAGGAGCACACGCACCTCTTCCG
Above is a genomic segment from Streptomyces marincola containing:
- a CDS encoding sigma-70 family RNA polymerase sigma factor, producing MTDHLPAPRTGVAPLPALPADFRAFHQLYRPAYVRWAELHLGDRAAAEETVDRAFEQLAADWSHVLRLDSPAGYAWALLKDRTVDAARARGRRPVVMDTAAFETHALHSAVDPIGELEESLGLYQAIRELPERQHDVIVLRYCIGYSSEETADILGISVPGVRSTARYARHRLKEALGLRAADEPADAPGPGAARGAADDTEGRPGHAQVH
- a CDS encoding SSI family serine proteinase inhibitor yields the protein MLHKSLAAALVLAATAALPASAAGHAPADEAVDRLLITVVDSGTEADGTHELTCGPAGGDHADPAGACAALERAEQPFEAVERGTMCTYVHGGPATAEIEGVWNGERVRAEFSRADGCEIARWDALVPALPDLGV
- a CDS encoding SigE family RNA polymerase sigma factor; translation: MTTPRTARTAGTLTFTSYVQARGPVLLRAARSLTANPSDAEDLLQTALTKTYLAWERIQDHRALDGYVRRALLNTRTSQWRKRRVEEFATDELPEPDPLPAPDPAEQEAVRDAMWRAIMKLPARQRAMVVLRYYEDLSEASTAEVLGVSVGTVKSAVSRALAKLREDQELAQVARHDSQVMAA
- a CDS encoding PAS domain-containing protein; translation: MSSRPARGAARLAAILDALPDALLLVNGNGTVVNANAIAVETLEAPGAPLVGRGLLDIVPEFDPRRIPGSMRRPEEDPTVRTRPTRMVARRTDGRELPVEVTSAGLNSGHAPYRSAIEAAFADDAGEELLVLVVRDLSDALDTETELVRQQRQTEMILRAASEGVIGVDTAGRIVLVNPAAAQILGHRASQLGGQELHPLAQHSRADGTPLAFEETPLHDTLTSGRKHRVRGQVLWTKDGRAVPVDLTTAPVRDGDQLVGAVLAFTDRRAFDALAARHEQLTSVLKEGLRGPLDQLRAQLTALAADPAGQLWPEANQVLHHLAAGYARMTTLVDNVLSYQLLDEGREKLAPKRVSLDAVVAAGVEGATELIGPGRAQFAVHAPPIEAEVDPDRMAQALAHLVADVAGVDATGQAAQGAAGGGDSTIVVAAAQRGDVVRIEVRGPYAGGHPVHEPIVRGIVRQHGGVLQTHEVGGASAYVLEVPVAGGGGAAPAGKPRDATGDTTVMPVPSQPVRGTGGKAPRAIEPVPDTPTGRRRRAAPPQPVPPQAQPARPAPPVPAEAAEPKAAPEPENAQAGQPAGAEHGNGRRRRALAPVGEVAAPPVPAAPEPTGRRRRAKPAPEQAAGQPEQPQVPPQAAGPGDEQVAERPAGPAALEPAGARQAPEAAGPQPEESDEPPAVEHSVVAASPILDGSAPVAEPMRQQRALPMPGSERAKAGPRPPGVSVQTLGQGVPVGPQLPAPVAPVAPTPSMAPARRRKLATPPTDDARLAPAQPGAPAAPVAPSAPEPEDTQGGGRQFAIGAPAEGAAEGPEPLDGPNGAVEVTDRPAPAGPHAPADDELPPEPLDNPRRLLVWPEPDVSTQQALTDRGYRPVIVHSREEVDAQIAAYPAALFVDPLTGPITRTALQSLRSAAVAAEVPVLVTAGLGQASREAAYGADPAVLLKALAPRDSEQHPPRVLLVEEQEAIAQALTASLERRGMQAAHAVSDAQAVEVAAQIRPNLVVMDLNQVRRRRAGIIDWLRVNGLLNRTPFVVYTAAELDPGQLPSLASGETVLFLAERSTNPEVQARIVDLLTRIGAH
- a CDS encoding long-chain fatty acid--CoA ligase; translation: MLGTMQDVPLLISRILRHGTTVHAGSRITTWAGEGKEPRRRTFGEAGARAAQLAHALREEFGIRDGDVVGTLMWNNAEHIEAYFGIPSMGAVLHTLNLRLPAEQLAWVIAHADDRVILVNRTVLPVLAPLLPGLPRVEHVVVVDPDGTGAVPAPPPGTRAAFHDYESLIAGRPTTYDWPEFDERTAAALCYTSGTTGDPKGTAYSHRSVYLHSMHVTAAEAMALRLDDTTLPVVPMFHVNAWGIPHAVFLTGTGLLLPDRFLQAGPLADMIAAERPTHAAAVPTLWQGLLAELEERPRDISGLDRVAIGGSACPPALMRAFHERHGVRVLHCWGMTETSPVGTTPHPPPGLTAEEEWPYRESQGRFSAGVEARLAGPDGTILPWDGVSAGELEVRGPWIAAAYHGGPGAEPQRPADRFSPDGWLRTGDVGVISPDGYLTLTDRAKDVIKSGGEWISSVALENQLMAHPRVAEAAVVAVPDDTWGERPLAAVVLTEPAEGPADDYAATYRELRAHLAARLPRWQLPEHWTSVDAVPKTSVGKFDKKLIRARYAQGELTVTTLAD